One Euphorbia lathyris chromosome 1, ddEupLath1.1, whole genome shotgun sequence DNA segment encodes these proteins:
- the LOC136209467 gene encoding berberine bridge enzyme-like 21: MAKPKHLPCIFLILINIYLSSSFIARVSAAAAATDDNAVYTSLIQCLEKNTTPQDKIADIVFSKTNSNYTSVLRAYIRNARMNTTETPKPVVIITPKQIKHVQAAVICTKQVGFLLKIRSGGHDYEGISYTSAKPFFVLDMNNLRSVEVDVPAQSAWVQVGATLGEVYHGIWEKSKVHGYPAGVCPTVGVGGHISGGGYGAMIRKYGLAVDNLIDAQIVDVNGKLMNRKEMGEDLFWAISGGGGASFGVVIAYQIKLVPVPPTVTFFRVEKTIEENATDLVVQWQTIAPKMDPNLFMRMLVQPSKPKDKLTIKITIMSLYLGTPDTLMPLVAKDFPGLGLKKEDCLTGSWIQAALWWANYDNYTTTSPDVLLDRKPDKAHFQKRKSDYVQVPINKQGLETIWKTMLELGEVGLVFNAYGGKMDEIDPTATPYPHRKGNLYKIQYSVNWDEPGKEETEKCLEQARKLHKVMTPYVSKNPRGAFWNYRDLDLGINSWGPNSFQEASAYGHMYFGQNFQRLVKIKTAVDPDNFFKTEQSIPPSK; the protein is encoded by the coding sequence ATGGCGAAACCAAAGCATTTGCCTTGTATATTTCTGATTCTCATCAACATTTActtatcttcttctttcattGCACGAGTTtcagctgctgctgctgctactGATGATAATGCAGTGTATACATCCTTAATTCAATGCTTAGAAAAGAACACAACCCCCCAAGATAAAATTGCAGACATTGTGTTTTCAAAAACCAATTCAAACTACACAAGCGTTCTCCGAGCATACATTCGCAATGCCCGAATGAACACAACAGAAACCCCAAAACCAGTAGTGATTATAACCCCAAAGCAAATAAAGCATGTCCAAGCTGCTGTTATCTGCACCAAGCAAGTTGGTTTCCTGCTAAAAATACGTAGCGGGGGACATGATTATGAGGGGATATCTTACACCTCTGCCAAGCCATTTTTTGTCCTTGACATGAACAATCTTCGATCAGTTGAAGTAGATGTTCCAGCCCAGTCTGCTTGGGTTCAAGTTGGGGCTACACTTGGTGAAGTTTACCATGGAATTTGGGAGAAAAGTAAAGTTCATGGATACCCTGCAGGAGTTTGCCCAACAGTTGGTGTTGGTGGGCATATTAGCGGAGGCGGATATGGAGCCATGATTAGAAAATATGGTTTGGCTGTGGATAATTTGATTGATGCCCAGATTGTTGATGTCAATGGAAAACTTATGAATAGAAAAGAAATGGGTGAGGATCTATTTTGGGCTATTAGTGGAGGGGGAGGAGCAAGTTTTGGAGTTGTAATTGCTTACCAGATCAAACTTGTTCCTGTTCCTCCAACAGTTACTTTCTTTAGGGTTGAAAAAACTATTGAAGAAAATGCGACTGATCTGGTTGTTCAATGGCAAACAATCGCACCCAAAATGGATCCGAATCTTTTCATGAGAATGCTTGTACAACCTTCTAAGCCTAAAGATAAACTTACAATTAAAATAACGATTATGTCATTATACTTGGGGACTCCTGATACTCTTATGCCTTTAGTGGCCAAGGATTTCCCTGGATTGGGTTTGAAAAAGGAAGACTGTTTAACAGGAAGTTGGATTCAAGCTGCTCTATGGTGGGCAAATTATGATAATTATACTACAACCTCACCTGATGTTCTACTAGATAGAAAACCTGATAAAGCTCATTTCCAGAAGAGGAAATCAGATTATGTGCAGGTTCCTATAAATAAACAAGGGTTGGAAACAATATGGAAAACAATGTTGGAATTGGGGGAGGTAGGATTGGTTTTCAATGCTTATGGTGGAAAGATGGACGAAATAGACCCAACAGCTACTCCATATCCACATAGGAAAGGGAATTTGTACAAGATTCAATATTCAGTGAATTGGGATGAGCCTGGAaaagaagaaacagaaaagtGCTTGGAACAGGCAAGGAAGCTTCATAAAGTTATGACACCCTATGTATCTAAGAACCCAAGAGGTGCATTTTGGAACTACAGAGATCTAGACCTTGGAATCAATTCTTGGGGACCAAATAGCTTCCAAGAAGCTAGTGCTTATGGCCATATGTATTTCGGACAAAATTTTCAAAGGTTGGTCAAAATTAAGACAGCAGTTGATCCTGACAATTTCTTCAAGACTGAGCAGAGCATTCCACCTAGCAAGTAA
- the LOC136209336 gene encoding berberine bridge enzyme-like 21 isoform X1, with translation MANLIFWVFILLFNFPSFTKVAAIAIDDSFLYCLENNTNPQDHISNLVYYQTNASYTPILRDYMRNARFNTSTTPKPHIIITPKQITHVQATVLCTKKLGYQLKIRSGGHDFEGISYISDIPFFLLDMFNLRSIQVEINNESQSAWVQAGATLGELYYAISLKSKLHGFPAGVGGHISGGGYGNMLRKYGLSVDNVVDAQIVDVNGKLMNREQMGEDLFWAIRGGGGASFGVVISYKIKLVPVPEIVTVFRVEKTLEQNATDMVYEWQLVAPKTDPEVFMRMVLQPVMSNVRASIMGLYLGNADSVVSLLGNEFPQLGLKMENCIQLSWIQSGLWWASLDTNDISAMLDRKLDTSAKMGKRKSDYVQTPIPKKGLKLIWKKMIELGKTELVFNPYGGRMSEIGETDAPFPHRAGNLFKIQYSVNWKEEGKEAENNYLSQIRKLHSFMSPYVSNNPRSAYLSYRDLDIGVMSMSGGKHSYEEATVYGIKYFKANFDRLVKVKTQVDPNNFFKNEQSIPTYTSADAAAYPRCFSLLLQLVAAVGALAA, from the exons ATGgcaaatttaatattttgggTTTTTATACTACTCTTCAACTTTCCTTCTTTCACAAAGGTCGCTGCAATCGCAATTGATGATTCTTTCCTGTATTGCCTTGAAAATAACACAAACCCACAAGATCATATCTCAAATCTTGTATATTATCAAACCAATGCGTCTTATACTCCAATTCTTCGAGATTACATGCGAAATGCACGCTTCAATACATCAACCACTCCTAAACCACATATCATAATCACCCCAAAACAGATAACCCATGTCCAAGCCACTGTTTTATGCACCAAAAAACTTGGTTACCAGCTCAAAATCCGTAGCGGTGGCCATGATTTTGAAGGCATTTCTTACATCTCAGATATTCCCTTTTTCCTTCTTGATATGTTTAATCTTCGTTCAATTCAAGTTGAAATCAATAACGAATCTCAATCTGCTTGGGTTCAGGCTGGTGCTACACTTGGTGAACTTTATTATGCAATTTCGCTCAAGAGTAAACTTCATGGATTCCCTGCCGGCGTTGGCGGCCATATCAGCGGCGGAGGGTACGGCAACATGTTGAGGAAGTATGGCTTGTCTGTGGATAATGTTGTTGATGCCCAAATAGTTGATGTTAATGGAAAGCTTATGAATAGAGAACAAATGGGTGAGGATTTATTTTGGGCTATTAGAGGAGGTGGAGGAGCAAGTTTCGGTGTTGTGATTTCATATAAGATTAAACTTGTTCCTGTTCCTGAAATTGTTACTGTTTTTAGAGTGGAAAAAACTCTTGAACAAAATGCTACTGATATGGTTTATGAATGGCAATTAGTTGCTCCGAAAACCGATCCTGAAGTCTTCATGAGGATGGTTTTGCAGCCTGTGATGTCAAATGTAAGAGCATCTATAATGGGTTTATACTTGGGAAATGCTGATAGTGTTGTGTCTTTGTTAGGCAATGAATTTCCACAACTGGGATTGAAGATGGAGAATTGCATACAACTAAGTTGGATTCAGTCTGGTCTATGGTGGGCAAGTCTTGATACTAACGACATATCGGCCATGCTTGATAGGAAGCTCGACACTAGTGCTAAAATGGGGAAAAGAAAATCAGATTACGTGCAGACTCCTATACCtaaaaaaggattaaaattgaTATGGAAAAAGATGATTGAATTGGGGAAAACTGAACTAGTTTTCAATCCATATGGTGGAAGAATGAGTGAAATTGGTGAAACAGATGCACCATTCCCACACAGAGCAGGAAACTTGTTCAAGATACAATATTCAGTTAATtggaaagaagaaggaaaagaggCAGAGAACAATTACTTATCTCAAATAAGGAAACTGCATAGTTTTATGAGCCCATATGTATCAAACAACCCAAGAAGTGCATATTTGAGCTACAGGGATCTTGATATTGGTGTAATGAGTATGAGTGGTGGAAAACATAGCTATGAAGAGGCTACTGTTTATGGAATTAAATACTTTAAAGCTAATTTTGATAGATTGGTCAAAGTGAAGACTCAAGTTGATCCTAACAATTTCTTCAAAAATGAGCAGAGCATTCCAA CTTATACTTCTGCTGATGCTGCTGCTTATCCTCGCTGCTTTTCATTGCTGCTGCAATTAGTTGCTGCTGTTGGTGCTCTAGCTGCCTAG
- the LOC136209336 gene encoding berberine bridge enzyme-like 21 isoform X2 yields the protein MANLIFWVFILLFNFPSFTKVAAIAIDDSFLYCLENNTNPQDHISNLVYYQTNASYTPILRDYMRNARFNTSTTPKPHIIITPKQITHVQATVLCTKKLGYQLKIRSGGHDFEGISYISDIPFFLLDMFNLRSIQVEINNESQSAWVQAGATLGELYYAISLKSKLHGFPAGVGGHISGGGYGNMLRKYGLSVDNVVDAQIVDVNGKLMNREQMGNEFPQLGLKMENCIQLSWIQSGLWWASLDTNDISAMLDRKLDTSAKMGKRKSDYVQTPIPKKGLKLIWKKMIELGKTELVFNPYGGRMSEIGETDAPFPHRAGNLFKIQYSVNWKEEGKEAENNYLSQIRKLHSFMSPYVSNNPRSAYLSYRDLDIGVMSMSGGKHSYEEATVYGIKYFKANFDRLVKVKTQVDPNNFFKNEQSIPTYTSADAAAYPRCFSLLLQLVAAVGALAA from the exons ATGgcaaatttaatattttgggTTTTTATACTACTCTTCAACTTTCCTTCTTTCACAAAGGTCGCTGCAATCGCAATTGATGATTCTTTCCTGTATTGCCTTGAAAATAACACAAACCCACAAGATCATATCTCAAATCTTGTATATTATCAAACCAATGCGTCTTATACTCCAATTCTTCGAGATTACATGCGAAATGCACGCTTCAATACATCAACCACTCCTAAACCACATATCATAATCACCCCAAAACAGATAACCCATGTCCAAGCCACTGTTTTATGCACCAAAAAACTTGGTTACCAGCTCAAAATCCGTAGCGGTGGCCATGATTTTGAAGGCATTTCTTACATCTCAGATATTCCCTTTTTCCTTCTTGATATGTTTAATCTTCGTTCAATTCAAGTTGAAATCAATAACGAATCTCAATCTGCTTGGGTTCAGGCTGGTGCTACACTTGGTGAACTTTATTATGCAATTTCGCTCAAGAGTAAACTTCATGGATTCCCTGCCGGCGTTGGCGGCCATATCAGCGGCGGAGGGTACGGCAACATGTTGAGGAAGTATGGCTTGTCTGTGGATAATGTTGTTGATGCCCAAATAGTTGATGTTAATGGAAAGCTTATGAATAGAGAACAAATGG GCAATGAATTTCCACAACTGGGATTGAAGATGGAGAATTGCATACAACTAAGTTGGATTCAGTCTGGTCTATGGTGGGCAAGTCTTGATACTAACGACATATCGGCCATGCTTGATAGGAAGCTCGACACTAGTGCTAAAATGGGGAAAAGAAAATCAGATTACGTGCAGACTCCTATACCtaaaaaaggattaaaattgaTATGGAAAAAGATGATTGAATTGGGGAAAACTGAACTAGTTTTCAATCCATATGGTGGAAGAATGAGTGAAATTGGTGAAACAGATGCACCATTCCCACACAGAGCAGGAAACTTGTTCAAGATACAATATTCAGTTAATtggaaagaagaaggaaaagaggCAGAGAACAATTACTTATCTCAAATAAGGAAACTGCATAGTTTTATGAGCCCATATGTATCAAACAACCCAAGAAGTGCATATTTGAGCTACAGGGATCTTGATATTGGTGTAATGAGTATGAGTGGTGGAAAACATAGCTATGAAGAGGCTACTGTTTATGGAATTAAATACTTTAAAGCTAATTTTGATAGATTGGTCAAAGTGAAGACTCAAGTTGATCCTAACAATTTCTTCAAAAATGAGCAGAGCATTCCAA CTTATACTTCTGCTGATGCTGCTGCTTATCCTCGCTGCTTTTCATTGCTGCTGCAATTAGTTGCTGCTGTTGGTGCTCTAGCTGCCTAG